In Melanotaenia boesemani isolate fMelBoe1 chromosome 18, fMelBoe1.pri, whole genome shotgun sequence, the following proteins share a genomic window:
- the ssr1 gene encoding translocon-associated protein subunit alpha isoform X1, with the protein MIKFLPKLLLLVLLAFPATLLVKGPVANAQDLTEDEEAEAVDEDVVDDATAEDEDDEAEVEDDENTELTEEKEDEEEEALVGEVKASPNADTTILFVKGEDFPANNIVKFLLGFTNKGSENFIVDSLDASFRYPQDYQFYIQNFTALQLGTVVPSGRQATFEYSFIPAEPMGGRPFGLVINLNYKDSSGNVFQDAVFNQTVTITEKEDGLDGETIFMYVFLSGLGLLVIVGLHQLLESRKRRRPAQKVEMGTSSHNDVDLSWIPQETLNQIMQSRRDKASPRRSPRKRNQKRSAGSDE; encoded by the exons atgattaaatttttacCTAAACTGCTGCTGCTAGTGTTGTTAGCCTTCCCGGCGACCCTCCTTGTGAAAG GGCCGGTGGCAAACGCCCAGGATCTGACAGAGGATGAAGAGGCTGAAGCTGTAGATGAAGATGTTGTGGATGACGCAACggcagaggatgaggatgatgaagctGAAGTGGAAGATGATGAAAATACAGAACTA acagaagaaaaagaagatgaagaggaagaagctTTGGTAGGGGAGGTGAAAGCTTCCCCAAACGCTGACACCACTATCCTTTTTGTCAAAGGAGAAG ACTTCCCAGCTAACAACATCGTCAAGTTCCTGCTCGGATTCACCAACAAGGGGTCAGAAAACTTCATCGTGGACTCTCTGGATGCTTCTTTCCGTTACCCTCAG GATTACCAGTTCTACATCCAGAACTTCACCGCTCTCCAGCTTGGCACCGTGGTTCCTTCTGGCAGACAGGCCACCTTCGAGTACTCTTTCATCCCAGCTGAACCAATGGGAGGGCGGCCTTTTGGACTCGTCATCAACCTCAATTACAAGGACAGCAGT GGAAATGTTTTCCAGGATGCCGTGTTCAACCAGACTGTCACCATCACTGAGAAAGAGGATGGACTTGATGGAGAAAC GATCTTCATGTACGTCTTCCTCTCAGGCCTCGGGCTTCTCGTCATCGTGGGCCTTCACCAGCTGCTGGAGTCCAGAAAG AGGAGGCGCCCAGCTCAGAAAGTAGAAATGGGAACTTCGAGCCACAACGACGTCGACCTAAGCTGGATCCCTCAGGAAACACTCAACCAGATCA TGCAGAGTCGCAGAG ACAAGGCTTCTCCGAGAAGATCTCCTCGCAAAAGGAACCAGAAGCGTTCGGCCGGCTCAGACGAGTGA
- the ssr1 gene encoding translocon-associated protein subunit alpha isoform X2, translating into MIKFLPKLLLLVLLAFPATLLVKGPVANAQDLTEDEEAEAVDEDVVDDATAEDEDDEAEVEDDENTELTEEKEDEEEEALVGEVKASPNADTTILFVKGEDFPANNIVKFLLGFTNKGSENFIVDSLDASFRYPQDYQFYIQNFTALQLGTVVPSGRQATFEYSFIPAEPMGGRPFGLVINLNYKDSSGNVFQDAVFNQTVTITEKEDGLDGETIFMYVFLSGLGLLVIVGLHQLLESRKRRRPAQKVEMGTSSHNDVDLSWIPQETLNQINKASPRRSPRKRNQKRSAGSDE; encoded by the exons atgattaaatttttacCTAAACTGCTGCTGCTAGTGTTGTTAGCCTTCCCGGCGACCCTCCTTGTGAAAG GGCCGGTGGCAAACGCCCAGGATCTGACAGAGGATGAAGAGGCTGAAGCTGTAGATGAAGATGTTGTGGATGACGCAACggcagaggatgaggatgatgaagctGAAGTGGAAGATGATGAAAATACAGAACTA acagaagaaaaagaagatgaagaggaagaagctTTGGTAGGGGAGGTGAAAGCTTCCCCAAACGCTGACACCACTATCCTTTTTGTCAAAGGAGAAG ACTTCCCAGCTAACAACATCGTCAAGTTCCTGCTCGGATTCACCAACAAGGGGTCAGAAAACTTCATCGTGGACTCTCTGGATGCTTCTTTCCGTTACCCTCAG GATTACCAGTTCTACATCCAGAACTTCACCGCTCTCCAGCTTGGCACCGTGGTTCCTTCTGGCAGACAGGCCACCTTCGAGTACTCTTTCATCCCAGCTGAACCAATGGGAGGGCGGCCTTTTGGACTCGTCATCAACCTCAATTACAAGGACAGCAGT GGAAATGTTTTCCAGGATGCCGTGTTCAACCAGACTGTCACCATCACTGAGAAAGAGGATGGACTTGATGGAGAAAC GATCTTCATGTACGTCTTCCTCTCAGGCCTCGGGCTTCTCGTCATCGTGGGCCTTCACCAGCTGCTGGAGTCCAGAAAG AGGAGGCGCCCAGCTCAGAAAGTAGAAATGGGAACTTCGAGCCACAACGACGTCGACCTAAGCTGGATCCCTCAGGAAACACTCAACCAGATCA ACAAGGCTTCTCCGAGAAGATCTCCTCGCAAAAGGAACCAGAAGCGTTCGGCCGGCTCAGACGAGTGA